Proteins encoded in a region of the Streptomyces akebiae genome:
- a CDS encoding carbohydrate ABC transporter permease: MNVTALRRALGNSLVQAFLVVVGLIWLTPLAGLLLSSLRSTEDTARGGWWTALTGPGQLSFDNYSALLGNSGITQAFWNTVLISVPTTVLVVVIAALAGYAFAWLDFPGRDPLFLLVVALLVVPVQIGLLPVAKLFGQLGLFGTIPGVVLFHVSYGLPFAIFLLRNYFAEMPKEMLEAARMDGGGEWRIFTRLVLPVGRPAIASLAIFQFLWVWNDMLVALLFADSSAQPLTVELQSQIRQFGSNIDVLAPGAFLSLIVPVAVFFAFQRHFVQGVMAGSVK, encoded by the coding sequence ATGAACGTCACCGCGCTCAGGCGGGCGCTCGGCAACAGTCTCGTCCAGGCCTTCCTCGTGGTCGTCGGCCTGATCTGGCTCACCCCGCTCGCCGGACTGCTCCTGTCCTCCCTCAGGTCCACCGAGGACACGGCCAGGGGCGGCTGGTGGACGGCGCTCACCGGCCCGGGGCAGCTGTCCTTCGACAACTACTCGGCGCTGCTGGGCAACTCGGGCATCACCCAGGCGTTCTGGAACACGGTCCTGATCTCGGTGCCCACGACCGTCCTCGTCGTCGTCATCGCGGCCCTCGCCGGATATGCCTTCGCCTGGCTGGACTTCCCCGGCCGTGACCCGCTCTTCCTGCTGGTGGTCGCCCTGTTGGTGGTGCCGGTACAGATCGGCCTGCTGCCGGTGGCCAAACTCTTCGGCCAGCTGGGACTGTTCGGCACCATCCCGGGGGTCGTCCTCTTCCACGTCTCCTACGGGCTGCCGTTCGCGATCTTCCTGCTGCGGAACTACTTCGCCGAGATGCCGAAGGAGATGCTGGAGGCGGCCCGGATGGACGGGGGTGGCGAGTGGCGCATCTTCACCCGTCTCGTCCTGCCCGTGGGACGGCCGGCCATCGCCAGCCTCGCCATCTTCCAGTTCCTGTGGGTGTGGAACGACATGCTGGTGGCGCTCCTGTTCGCCGACAGCTCGGCGCAGCCGCTGACCGTGGAACTCCAGTCACAGATCAGGCAGTTCGGCAGCAACATCGACGTGCTGGCCCCGGGTGCCTTCCTGTCCCTGATCGTGCCGGTCGCCGTGTTCTTCGCCTTCCAGAGGCACTTCGTCCAGGGGGTGATGGCGGGATCCGTGAAGTAG
- a CDS encoding NAD(P)/FAD-dependent oxidoreductase: MPFDVVVAGGGPAGCAAALTLARAGRRVLLADAGTGPPKVGETLVPAGRVVLGDLGVTDRVLGPGHLRCYGTLSAWGSADLRAVDFVNDPHGHGWHLDRQLFDRRLRDASRAAGAEVAEDTAVRGTARRPDGSWTVTLRCGTSRAVAGGGVGVGAGGERTVRCRWLVDATGRAAAIAVRCGARRRVRDRLTALLAPLAADPRDTERCSLVESDEDGWWYTAPQPVGGRLVAYFTDTDLPAAPYAAHHFRGRMLATRHVSRRVRPQGDPSAPFDAPRRAAAHTAHLDRVYGDGWTAAGDAALCFDPLSSQGVLTALYTGLSAGRAVDAHLSRTGRGDDSALADYAHQVAAARTAYVRGHRSAHAQETRWSHHAFWARRLAGLPETPH, from the coding sequence GTGCCTTTCGATGTGGTGGTGGCGGGCGGCGGCCCGGCCGGGTGTGCCGCGGCGCTCACCCTCGCCCGGGCCGGCCGTAGGGTCCTGCTGGCGGACGCCGGCACCGGGCCGCCGAAGGTCGGTGAGACGCTCGTGCCCGCCGGACGGGTCGTACTGGGCGATCTCGGCGTCACCGACCGCGTCCTCGGACCCGGGCATCTGCGCTGCTACGGCACCCTGTCGGCGTGGGGCTCGGCCGACCTGCGCGCCGTGGACTTCGTCAACGACCCGCACGGGCACGGCTGGCACCTCGACCGGCAGCTGTTCGACCGACGGCTGCGTGACGCCTCCCGCGCGGCCGGGGCCGAGGTCGCCGAGGACACGGCCGTACGCGGAACCGCACGGCGCCCGGACGGCAGTTGGACCGTGACCTTGCGCTGCGGCACGAGCCGCGCCGTGGCCGGTGGCGGCGTAGGCGTAGGAGCAGGCGGTGAGCGTACGGTGCGCTGCCGTTGGTTGGTCGACGCCACCGGCCGTGCCGCCGCGATCGCCGTCCGGTGCGGTGCGCGGCGGCGGGTCCGGGATCGGCTCACCGCCCTCCTGGCTCCGCTCGCGGCGGACCCCCGGGACACCGAGCGCTGTTCGCTCGTCGAGTCCGACGAGGACGGCTGGTGGTACACCGCCCCGCAGCCCGTCGGCGGGCGCCTGGTCGCCTACTTCACCGACACCGACCTGCCCGCCGCCCCCTACGCCGCGCACCACTTCCGGGGACGGATGCTGGCCACCCGGCACGTGTCCCGGCGGGTCCGGCCGCAGGGGGACCCGTCCGCGCCGTTCGACGCGCCGCGCCGGGCCGCCGCGCACACCGCGCACCTGGACCGGGTGTACGGAGACGGCTGGACCGCCGCCGGGGACGCGGCCCTCTGCTTCGACCCGCTGTCCTCCCAGGGCGTCCTGACCGCCCTGTACACCGGGCTGAGCGCGGGCCGCGCCGTCGACGCCCACCTGAGCCGCACGGGGCGCGGCGACGACTCGGCCCTCGCCGACTACGCGCACCAGGTCGCGGCCGCGCGGACCGCGTACGTGCGCGGCCACCGCTCTGCCCACGCCCAGGAGACCCGCTGGAGCCACCACGCCTTCTGGGCGCGGCGCCTGGCCGGTCTCCCCGAGACTCCGCACTGA
- a CDS encoding alginate lyase family protein — protein MPRTRTALLGVLALLAALLSVQITGSAPRATAAPATFTHPGVLVSRGQLDHARSKVQAGQQPWKAAYDAMMASSYASLTRAARPRPVVECGSSSNPNNGCTDERQDAIAAYTQALAWYFTRDSRYARKSIEIMDAWSATITDHTNSNAPLQTGWAGSTWPRAAEIIKYTYDGGWPGASRFATMLRDVYLPEVINGASTKNGNWELIMTEAALGISVFIEDRAAYDKAVRTYLARVPAYVYLNADGDLPEPPAGSSIDTSAEIIKYWQGQSTFTDGLAQETCRDFGHTGWGIASLANIAETSRIQGQDLYPRIQDRLRHALGFHTAYENGAAVPSWLCGGSVDKGLGRVTEVAFNALHHRLGIAMSHTQRYTETHRPSGTDNYFNAWATLTHADNPD, from the coding sequence ATGCCACGCACCAGAACCGCCCTGCTCGGTGTACTCGCCCTGCTGGCCGCCCTGCTGAGCGTTCAGATCACCGGATCCGCCCCCCGCGCGACGGCCGCACCGGCCACCTTCACCCACCCCGGTGTCCTGGTGAGCCGGGGCCAGCTCGACCACGCCCGGTCGAAGGTGCAGGCCGGCCAACAGCCGTGGAAGGCCGCCTACGACGCCATGATGGCCAGCTCCTACGCCTCGTTGACGCGTGCCGCCAGACCGCGGCCCGTCGTGGAGTGCGGCTCGTCGTCCAACCCCAACAACGGCTGCACCGACGAGCGTCAGGACGCCATCGCCGCCTACACGCAGGCTCTCGCCTGGTACTTCACCCGGGACAGCCGGTACGCCAGGAAGTCCATCGAGATCATGGACGCCTGGTCCGCGACCATCACCGACCACACCAACAGCAACGCCCCGCTGCAGACCGGCTGGGCGGGTTCCACCTGGCCGCGCGCCGCCGAGATCATCAAGTACACCTACGACGGCGGCTGGCCGGGTGCGAGCCGGTTCGCGACCATGCTGCGCGACGTGTACCTCCCCGAGGTGATCAACGGCGCGTCGACCAAGAACGGCAACTGGGAACTGATCATGACCGAGGCGGCGCTCGGCATCTCCGTCTTCATCGAGGACCGCGCCGCCTACGACAAGGCCGTCCGCACCTATCTCGCCCGTGTACCGGCGTACGTCTACCTGAACGCCGACGGTGACCTGCCCGAGCCGCCCGCGGGCAGCAGCATCGACACCAGCGCCGAGATCATCAAGTACTGGCAGGGGCAGAGCACCTTCACCGACGGCCTCGCCCAGGAGACCTGCCGCGACTTCGGACACACCGGCTGGGGCATCGCCTCCCTCGCGAACATCGCGGAGACCAGCCGGATCCAGGGCCAGGACCTCTACCCCAGGATCCAGGACCGGCTGCGCCACGCACTGGGCTTCCACACGGCCTACGAGAACGGCGCCGCCGTACCCTCCTGGCTGTGCGGCGGCTCGGTCGACAAGGGGCTCGGCCGCGTCACCGAGGTCGCCTTCAACGCCCTGCACCACCGCCTCGGCATCGCGATGTCCCACACCCAGAGGTACACCGAGACACACCGGCCGTCGGGCACGGACAACTACTTCAACGCATGGGCGACGCTCACGCACGCCGACAATCCCGACTGA
- a CDS encoding LodA/GoxA family CTQ-dependent oxidase codes for MDGHIVRVRIHPAIGVARVGNSVEAPFVGPESPDQKPADPGSFKDAAGAIRRQAARFRVYGHNAAGEVVRELKPGEAGVSEIRWTVHLANKKAAWYQFHVPLDIPEGETLAPEQYGRRNAGVVGADRKKLVNDPGSRTVRGSLTETQKFDTGKIMGKAVYLGEISTRADGRLLVLGGRGHSASYANAPITGVANNDTWYDDVSDGPVTAKVLIDDRELTATPAWVVVGPPHYAPGVRSIRTLYDLLFDVFVKAGSLTRPQQISYTDHIEPLLRRFCDLQWVNQGFATQFGWNGPNHFVSPALRGRLADPSRRSRELRRQTYVALRDWDRDGMSPLPWPWLYGDAMASRPRSVRQHITLSPTQDWMLRRWADGAFQSGPLRQPRPTLDDAPVAEQPGLLDRAALENCAADAFHPGCEVTWPIRSPSMFTAPFRIRHRAPGTTEPDFGPTLTPQEAAAVGGPLYAQGPGDLTRWMAAPWQADTASCRSGYEVLANLGPRYSPYLPTFWPAQVPNHVLKLVDFETVNTPPTGGDDSAREEAFERRATWLRGLTGTMNEQRTQMITDWPKLGVVEVRDYTVGDGKFPERIQVESRPGSPLDQASDTANLVNLHVPEAGPPTLAAAAGGVRPEDSTALAADEAAYVARAVSEAARATGYREEEIAAGYLERLDPFHEAQ; via the coding sequence ATGGACGGTCACATCGTGCGGGTGAGGATTCACCCGGCAATCGGCGTCGCGCGGGTCGGCAACAGCGTCGAGGCGCCCTTCGTCGGCCCGGAGTCACCGGACCAGAAGCCCGCGGACCCCGGCTCCTTCAAGGACGCCGCGGGGGCGATCCGGAGGCAGGCCGCGCGTTTCCGGGTGTACGGCCACAACGCCGCGGGCGAGGTCGTGCGGGAACTCAAGCCGGGCGAGGCGGGTGTGTCCGAGATCCGGTGGACGGTGCATCTGGCCAACAAGAAGGCCGCCTGGTACCAGTTCCACGTGCCGCTCGACATTCCCGAGGGCGAGACACTCGCCCCCGAACAGTACGGCCGGCGCAACGCCGGCGTCGTGGGCGCCGACCGGAAGAAGCTGGTCAACGACCCCGGGAGCCGTACCGTCCGCGGCTCCCTGACGGAGACGCAGAAATTCGACACCGGCAAGATCATGGGCAAGGCCGTGTACCTCGGCGAGATCTCCACCCGCGCGGACGGCCGCTTGCTGGTGCTCGGCGGCAGGGGGCACTCCGCCTCGTACGCGAACGCTCCGATCACCGGAGTCGCCAACAACGACACCTGGTACGACGACGTGTCCGACGGCCCGGTGACGGCGAAGGTCCTCATCGACGACAGGGAACTGACGGCCACTCCGGCCTGGGTCGTGGTGGGGCCTCCGCACTACGCCCCGGGAGTGCGGTCCATCCGCACCCTCTACGACCTGCTCTTCGACGTCTTCGTCAAGGCCGGTTCACTGACCCGCCCGCAGCAGATCTCGTACACCGATCACATCGAACCGCTGCTGCGCCGCTTCTGTGATCTGCAGTGGGTCAACCAGGGCTTCGCCACCCAGTTCGGCTGGAACGGTCCGAACCACTTTGTCTCCCCCGCGCTGCGCGGGAGACTCGCCGATCCGTCCAGGCGGAGCCGGGAACTGCGCCGCCAGACGTACGTGGCCCTGCGCGACTGGGACCGCGACGGCATGTCCCCGCTGCCGTGGCCGTGGCTCTACGGTGACGCCATGGCCAGTAGGCCCAGGTCCGTACGTCAGCACATCACGCTGTCCCCGACCCAGGACTGGATGCTGCGACGCTGGGCGGACGGCGCGTTCCAGTCCGGGCCGCTGCGGCAGCCCCGTCCCACGCTCGACGACGCCCCCGTCGCCGAGCAGCCGGGGCTGCTGGACCGGGCGGCCCTGGAGAACTGTGCCGCCGACGCCTTCCACCCCGGGTGCGAGGTCACCTGGCCGATCAGGTCCCCGAGCATGTTCACCGCGCCCTTCCGCATCCGGCACCGTGCCCCGGGCACCACGGAACCTGACTTCGGACCCACCCTGACCCCGCAGGAGGCCGCCGCCGTGGGCGGACCGCTGTACGCGCAGGGGCCCGGAGACCTCACCCGCTGGATGGCCGCCCCCTGGCAGGCGGACACCGCGAGCTGCCGTTCCGGCTACGAGGTGCTGGCCAACCTCGGGCCGCGCTACAGCCCGTACCTGCCGACCTTCTGGCCCGCCCAGGTGCCCAACCACGTGCTCAAGCTGGTGGACTTCGAGACGGTGAACACCCCGCCGACCGGCGGCGACGACAGCGCCCGGGAGGAGGCGTTCGAGCGGCGGGCGACCTGGCTGCGCGGCCTGACCGGCACCATGAACGAGCAGCGCACCCAGATGATCACGGACTGGCCGAAGCTCGGCGTCGTCGAGGTGCGTGACTACACCGTGGGCGACGGGAAGTTCCCCGAACGGATCCAGGTGGAGTCCCGCCCGGGATCACCGCTCGACCAGGCGTCGGACACGGCGAACCTCGTCAACCTGCATGTGCCCGAGGCGGGGCCACCCACGCTGGCCGCCGCGGCGGGCGGCGTCCGGCCCGAGGACAGCACGGCCCTCGCGGCGGACGAGGCCGCGTATGTGGCGCGGGCGGTCAGCGAGGCCGCGCGGGCGACCGGCTACCGCGAGGAGGAGATCGCCGCCGGGTACCTGGAAAGACTCGACCCTTTCCACGAGGCGCAGTGA
- a CDS encoding polyprenyl synthetase family protein, with the protein MTAEPGVGVGPSAVESVLARYRDLTIARLLSGIPDSTPDELYSLVRDYPSRSGKGLRPALCLAVCRALGGDIEKAIDSAVAIELTHNAFLILDDVQDGSHMRRGAPTLPAEYGLGVAVNVGSATNLLALQHLMANRWALGPNLAWAILQESALMMRHSLEGQAIEVGWIRNNACDLVDDDYYRMCMKKSSWYTCIHPCRVGALVAEGKHSATVRFDRYGCYLGAAFQIQDDLLNLTGHYARYGKEISGDLWEGKRTLVLIEYMRRCTPARRARMERFLGRTRAERTEDEVQWVRDELLGSGCVETVRARARALAEEAHREALEAFADHPETEERQFLLDLPFYMVERDS; encoded by the coding sequence ATGACCGCTGAACCGGGCGTGGGCGTCGGCCCCTCAGCCGTGGAGTCGGTTCTCGCGCGCTACCGCGACCTCACCATCGCGCGACTGCTGTCCGGCATTCCGGACTCGACGCCGGACGAGCTGTACAGCCTCGTGCGCGACTACCCCAGCCGGTCCGGCAAGGGGCTGCGCCCGGCGCTGTGCCTGGCGGTGTGCCGGGCGCTCGGCGGCGACATCGAGAAGGCGATCGACTCGGCTGTCGCGATCGAACTCACCCACAACGCGTTCCTCATCCTCGACGACGTGCAGGACGGCAGCCACATGCGCCGCGGTGCGCCGACGCTGCCCGCCGAGTACGGCCTCGGGGTCGCGGTCAACGTCGGCAGCGCGACCAATCTGCTGGCCCTGCAGCACCTGATGGCCAATCGGTGGGCACTCGGCCCCAACCTCGCGTGGGCGATCCTCCAGGAGTCCGCGCTGATGATGCGCCACTCACTGGAGGGGCAGGCGATCGAGGTCGGCTGGATCCGGAACAACGCCTGCGACCTCGTCGACGACGACTACTACCGGATGTGCATGAAGAAGTCGTCCTGGTACACGTGTATCCATCCCTGTCGTGTAGGCGCCCTCGTGGCCGAGGGAAAGCACAGCGCGACGGTCCGCTTCGACCGCTACGGCTGCTATCTCGGTGCCGCGTTCCAGATCCAGGACGACCTGCTCAATCTGACGGGTCACTACGCGCGGTACGGCAAGGAGATCTCCGGGGACCTCTGGGAGGGCAAGCGCACACTCGTCCTCATCGAGTACATGCGCCGGTGCACACCGGCGCGACGGGCGCGGATGGAGCGGTTCCTGGGCAGGACCCGCGCCGAACGCACCGAGGACGAGGTGCAGTGGGTACGGGACGAACTGCTCGGCTCGGGGTGTGTCGAGACGGTACGGGCGAGGGCGCGGGCCCTTGCGGAGGAGGCGCACAGGGAGGCGCTGGAGGCGTTCGCCGACCATCCCGAGACCGAGGAGAGACAGTTCCTGCTCGACCTGCCGTTCTACATGGTGGAACGGGACAGCTGA
- a CDS encoding M20/M25/M40 family metallo-hydrolase: MPVLFFDIGATLADAREEADGSLTLRPRPRVLAVLDAFSDLRKGVISNPGSGEGAAEQAASALHEAFPGRFTDDSLVHWGPKNSRAIFDEAVAGAAAEGHPASAADECVFVGEDHQERAFARQAGLRTAAHPVFTGAALENRPVLWARIEPTGGLDLSALESVANQSEVVPVHVASTRLVLAMASMRGAEALEQAGFTVDLRGPVGDTAAFLIRDDRPPAPGQGLAAAEDRATSRAMSAFAIVAEEVAGSTASPLLPLGPAPGGVYVAAPADAPIEEVHLPGAKPGHTERLLPDPTLLSRPAEAWALGLAGGPAQDLAEPGGPEAAAGDGRASPQTIAAVRAAVTPEVLRGHVARISGVEPLREGEALLVRSRHSSAEDNPHVVEALADRFLGLGLTVRLHRFRWQGRRLFNVEAEHQVAGADSTVLITAHLDSTASDGEFVDDNGDPRPYDPAVDPAPGADDDGSGTAAVMAAAECLHHLLEEGRTPTRNVRFVLFNAEEQGMVGSKFYARAAAAEDDRIAGVFQMDMIAGRQPGSTPVVEIHAGSSVPGPVVGASDALGALLADTLPAIDPTVTVQQLTGPSDPAIGRSDHASFHERGWAAVAVSEDLFGPTGEQNGTGTRKYHTPGDTLVDVDHSPQHAATVARSVTATAFTLAGL, translated from the coding sequence ATGCCCGTGCTCTTCTTCGACATAGGAGCGACCCTGGCCGACGCCCGGGAGGAGGCGGACGGTTCGCTGACGTTGCGGCCACGACCCCGCGTCCTCGCCGTGCTCGACGCCTTCTCCGACCTGCGCAAGGGGGTCATCTCCAACCCGGGCTCGGGCGAAGGCGCCGCGGAGCAGGCGGCGTCAGCCCTGCACGAGGCGTTTCCCGGCCGGTTCACGGACGACTCGCTCGTCCACTGGGGCCCCAAGAACAGCCGGGCGATCTTCGACGAGGCCGTTGCCGGGGCGGCGGCCGAGGGACATCCGGCCTCCGCCGCCGACGAGTGCGTCTTCGTGGGCGAGGACCACCAGGAGCGCGCGTTCGCCCGCCAGGCCGGACTGCGTACGGCGGCGCATCCCGTGTTCACCGGCGCCGCCCTGGAGAACCGGCCGGTCCTCTGGGCGCGGATCGAGCCGACAGGAGGGCTGGACCTGTCCGCACTGGAGTCCGTCGCCAACCAGAGCGAGGTCGTCCCCGTGCACGTCGCCTCGACGCGGCTCGTGCTGGCCATGGCGAGCATGCGCGGTGCCGAGGCACTCGAACAGGCCGGATTCACGGTCGACCTGCGGGGGCCGGTGGGGGACACGGCGGCCTTCCTGATCCGTGACGACCGTCCCCCCGCTCCCGGCCAGGGCCTCGCGGCCGCCGAGGACCGGGCGACGAGCCGCGCCATGTCCGCCTTCGCGATCGTCGCCGAGGAGGTCGCCGGCTCCACGGCCTCGCCCCTGCTCCCGCTGGGTCCCGCTCCCGGCGGTGTCTATGTGGCGGCGCCCGCCGACGCCCCGATCGAGGAAGTCCACCTGCCGGGCGCGAAGCCGGGTCACACCGAGCGACTGCTCCCGGACCCGACGCTCCTGTCCCGGCCCGCCGAGGCGTGGGCCCTAGGGCTCGCCGGGGGGCCGGCGCAAGACCTCGCGGAGCCGGGCGGGCCCGAAGCGGCGGCCGGTGACGGCCGTGCCTCACCGCAGACGATCGCCGCGGTACGCGCGGCCGTGACCCCGGAGGTGCTGCGCGGCCATGTAGCGCGCATCTCCGGAGTCGAACCGCTCAGGGAGGGCGAGGCGCTGCTGGTGCGCAGCCGTCACTCGTCCGCCGAGGACAACCCGCACGTCGTCGAGGCGCTCGCCGACCGCTTCCTCGGCCTGGGCCTGACGGTGCGGCTGCACCGGTTCCGGTGGCAGGGACGCCGGCTGTTCAACGTGGAGGCCGAGCACCAAGTGGCCGGAGCGGACTCGACCGTTCTCATCACCGCGCACCTGGACTCCACCGCCTCCGACGGTGAGTTCGTCGACGACAACGGCGACCCGCGCCCCTACGACCCCGCCGTGGACCCCGCGCCGGGCGCCGACGACGACGGCAGCGGAACCGCGGCCGTCATGGCCGCGGCCGAATGCCTGCACCACCTGCTCGAAGAGGGCAGGACACCGACGCGGAACGTTCGCTTCGTGCTGTTCAACGCCGAGGAACAAGGCATGGTCGGCAGCAAGTTCTACGCGCGGGCCGCGGCCGCCGAGGACGACCGCATCGCCGGTGTCTTCCAGATGGACATGATCGCGGGCCGCCAACCGGGCAGCACACCCGTGGTCGAGATCCACGCCGGTTCCTCGGTGCCGGGACCGGTCGTCGGCGCGTCCGACGCCCTCGGCGCCCTCCTCGCGGACACCCTGCCCGCCATCGATCCCACGGTGACGGTCCAACAGCTCACCGGCCCCTCCGATCCGGCGATCGGACGGAGCGACCACGCCAGCTTCCACGAGCGGGGATGGGCGGCCGTCGCCGTCTCCGAGGACCTCTTCGGCCCGACGGGCGAGCAGAACGGTACCGGCACCAGGAAGTACCACACCCCGGGTGACACCCTCGTCGACGTGGACCACAGCCCCCAGCACGCGGCGACGGTCGCCCGCTCCGTCACGGCGACCGCCTTCACCCTCGCGGGCCTGTGA
- a CDS encoding ABC transporter substrate-binding protein: MMRPRTTLPASCTALVLTLALGATACGGGDPVAAGGGDKPLGGQTVSVAGVWSGTEQKNFQKVLDAFTEKTGAKTQFVSTGDNVSTVVGSKIEGGNAPDVVMVPQVGVVQQFAEAGWLKPLSAATAKSVDADYASVWKDYGSVDGTLYGLYFKAAHKSTVWYSPDALDQAGVQPPKTYDEMLRAGRTVSDSGLAAFSVAGQDGWTLTDWFENVYLSQAGPEKYDALAAHELKWTDQSVVDALTTLGDLFEDKQLLAGGQKGALNTDFPGSVEKVFGPEPEAGMVYEGDFVAGVAKDQFGRKIGEDADFFPFPPVGGGKAPVVSGGDAAVVLKDGENTKAGMALLEYLATPEAAAVWAEAGGFLSPNKGLDLSSYGDDVTRSTAKSLIEAGDSVRFDMSDQAPAAFGGTKGAGEWKILQDFLRDPSDPKATATRLENAAAKAYKG, translated from the coding sequence ATGATGCGACCACGTACCACCCTGCCCGCGAGCTGTACCGCCCTCGTCCTCACGCTGGCGCTCGGCGCGACCGCCTGCGGAGGCGGGGACCCCGTCGCCGCGGGCGGCGGCGACAAGCCGCTCGGCGGCCAGACCGTCTCCGTCGCCGGCGTGTGGTCCGGCACCGAGCAGAAGAACTTCCAGAAGGTCCTGGACGCCTTCACCGAGAAGACCGGCGCCAAGACCCAGTTCGTGTCCACCGGCGACAACGTCTCCACCGTCGTCGGCAGCAAGATCGAGGGCGGCAACGCCCCCGACGTGGTGATGGTCCCGCAGGTCGGCGTGGTCCAGCAGTTCGCCGAGGCGGGCTGGCTCAAGCCGCTGTCCGCCGCCACCGCCAAGTCGGTCGACGCCGACTACGCGAGCGTCTGGAAGGACTACGGCAGCGTCGACGGCACCCTCTACGGCCTGTACTTCAAGGCGGCCCACAAGTCGACCGTCTGGTACAGCCCCGACGCCCTCGACCAGGCGGGCGTCCAGCCGCCGAAGACGTACGACGAGATGCTGCGGGCCGGGCGCACCGTCTCCGACTCGGGCCTCGCCGCCTTCTCCGTCGCCGGACAGGACGGCTGGACGCTCACCGACTGGTTCGAGAACGTCTACCTCTCCCAGGCCGGCCCCGAGAAGTACGACGCCCTCGCCGCGCACGAGCTGAAGTGGACCGACCAGAGCGTGGTCGACGCGCTCACCACCCTCGGCGACCTCTTCGAGGACAAGCAACTCCTGGCCGGCGGGCAGAAGGGCGCCCTGAACACGGACTTCCCCGGTTCCGTCGAGAAGGTCTTCGGCCCCGAGCCCGAGGCCGGCATGGTCTACGAGGGCGACTTCGTCGCCGGAGTCGCCAAGGACCAGTTCGGCCGGAAGATCGGCGAGGACGCGGACTTCTTCCCCTTCCCGCCGGTCGGCGGCGGGAAGGCGCCCGTGGTCAGCGGCGGTGACGCGGCCGTCGTCCTGAAGGACGGCGAGAACACCAAGGCCGGCATGGCCCTCCTGGAGTACCTGGCGACCCCCGAGGCCGCCGCCGTGTGGGCCGAGGCGGGCGGCTTCCTGTCCCCGAACAAGGGGCTCGACCTCTCCTCCTACGGCGACGACGTCACCCGCTCGACCGCCAAGTCCCTGATCGAGGCCGGGGATTCGGTCCGCTTCGACATGTCCGACCAGGCACCGGCGGCGTTCGGCGGCACGAAGGGCGCGGGGGAGTGGAAGATACTCCAGGACTTCCTGCGTGACCCGTCCGACCCGAAGGCGACCGCGACCCGGCTGGAGAACGCCGCGGCCAAGGCCTACAAGGGCTGA
- a CDS encoding ABC transporter permease subunit, translated as MTATLTKVAGPPAAGTAAPERRARRRGRIVALLFVLPALLLLGALVLYPVLFSVGRSFFDASGTRFVGGDNYTEMFRDPATLKAVRNTTVWVVVAPALLTGLGLILAVLVEKVRWATAFKLLLFMPMAVSFLAAGIIFRLAYDEDPDKGVLNAAVVGVHDAFQGTSSYPTARARDGQGLTAGGGGSYRTTATVSPGDTVALGLVGVAPKDLEGAAPAHAAAARTAGPDELRGVVYLDFSPGGGGEQGAVDRRESGLPAMKVEAVREGRTVASTTTASDGSFRFPDLEAGSYTVTLPGSNFAPPYEGISWLGPTLVTPAVIGAYLWIWTGFAMVLIGAGLATLPRDTLEAARMDGANEWQVFRRITVPLLAPVLTVVFVTLVINVMKVFDLVYIIAPGPVQEDATVLATQMWLVSFGGGNDQGLGSALGVLLLLLVVPAMVFNVRRFKGSQR; from the coding sequence ATGACCGCCACACTCACGAAGGTGGCCGGTCCGCCCGCCGCCGGAACCGCCGCCCCCGAGCGGCGCGCCCGGCGGCGGGGCCGGATCGTCGCCCTGCTCTTCGTCCTTCCCGCGCTGCTCCTGCTCGGCGCCCTGGTCCTCTATCCGGTGCTGTTCTCGGTCGGCCGCAGCTTCTTCGACGCCTCCGGCACACGGTTCGTGGGCGGCGACAACTACACCGAGATGTTCCGTGACCCGGCCACCCTCAAGGCCGTGCGGAACACCACCGTCTGGGTCGTGGTGGCGCCCGCCCTGCTCACCGGTCTGGGGCTGATCCTCGCGGTGCTGGTCGAGAAGGTCCGCTGGGCCACGGCGTTCAAACTGCTGCTCTTCATGCCGATGGCCGTCTCCTTCCTGGCCGCCGGCATCATCTTCCGCCTCGCCTACGACGAGGACCCGGACAAGGGCGTCCTCAACGCGGCGGTCGTCGGCGTCCACGACGCCTTCCAGGGCACCTCCTCCTACCCCACGGCCCGCGCCCGTGACGGACAGGGCCTCACCGCGGGCGGCGGCGGTTCGTACCGTACGACCGCGACCGTGTCGCCCGGCGACACGGTGGCCCTCGGTCTGGTCGGCGTCGCGCCGAAGGACCTCGAAGGCGCGGCACCCGCGCACGCGGCGGCGGCCCGTACGGCGGGCCCCGACGAGCTGCGCGGCGTCGTCTACCTGGACTTCTCCCCTGGCGGGGGAGGCGAGCAGGGCGCGGTGGACCGCCGGGAGAGCGGACTGCCGGCGATGAAGGTCGAGGCGGTGCGTGAGGGGAGGACGGTCGCGAGCACGACCACGGCGTCCGACGGCTCCTTCCGCTTCCCGGACCTGGAGGCGGGCTCGTACACCGTCACGCTCCCCGGCTCCAACTTCGCCCCGCCCTACGAGGGCATCTCCTGGCTCGGGCCGACGCTCGTCACGCCGGCCGTCATCGGCGCCTACCTGTGGATCTGGACCGGCTTCGCGATGGTGCTCATCGGCGCCGGCCTGGCGACCCTGCCACGGGACACGCTGGAGGCGGCGCGGATGGACGGCGCCAACGAGTGGCAGGTGTTCCGCCGGATCACGGTACCGCTGCTGGCCCCCGTACTGACCGTGGTCTTCGTGACCCTCGTCATCAACGTGATGAAGGTCTTCGACCTCGTCTACATCATCGCGCCGGGGCCGGTGCAGGAGGACGCCACCGTGCTCGCCACCCAGATGTGGCTGGTGTCCTTCGGCGGCGGCAACGACCAAGGGCTCGGCAGCGCGCTCGGCGTTCTGCTCCTCCTGCTGGTCGTCCCCGCGATGGTCTTCAACGTCCGCCGCTTCAAAGGGAGTCAGCGATGA